Genomic segment of Nocardiopsis mwathae:
TCTGGACCGCCTACTGGGACGAGCGCCCGGACTACGACGGCGGTCTGACCTCGACGGAGTACTGGGAGCGCATCGCCCTGCGCCTCGGTGCGGACTGGGACGGCGCGCGGCGCCAGGAGCTGTGGGCGACCGACGTGGCCTCGTGGCTGCACGCCACCGAGGAGAGCGCGGCACTGCTGAACCGGCTCGCCGCGCGCGGGGTGCGACTCGCCCTGCTCTCCAACGCCCCCTCCGACATCGCCGGGGCGCTGCGCCACTCCCCCGTCCTGGCGCGGTTCGACGCTGTGTTCTTCAGCTGCGACCTGGGGATCCGCAAGCCGGACCCGGAGATCTACCGGCACGTCCTCGCCGAACTGGGTGCCGCGCCGGAGGAGACGGTGTTCGTCGACGACCGTGAGGAGAACGTCCTGGCGGCCAAGCGGCTGGGGATCGACGCGCACCACCACGGCGCGTTCGACGACCTGGTGTCCTTTCTGACCGCCCGATTCGGCATGTTCTGATATCACAGACCATTCGACCGCAATTCGATCAGCTGTGGCCGCTTACGGTCAGGGGAACAGGGGTTGCGCCCGCCCGAGGATGGATGCTGCGCTCCTCGCGTCCGGGGTGCCGCGTCCGTGCGGTCGGCGCCGGAATTGCGACAGAGAACAGATTCCCGGTACACGGCCCCCCACGGAGCGCGGGCGCCGCGCGAGGCCCGTATCCGGCCCGGGTGCCACGCGCGACGGGGCCTCCTGGTTGTCCTAGGAACCGAAACCGGCCACCCCCGGGCAAAGCACTGGTCAGAGACATACGCTCAAAACGTAGCTGAAGGACCGAACGACTGTCCCGTCCGGGCACGCCGTCACGCCCCGCTGTCCCGAGCCGGTCGCAGTGCAACTCCATCTTCCGATTGGAAAGGTTCATCGGTGCCCGCTGAACAGCTCCCTGATCAGCCGACGGTCGTGGTGACGACCGCCGGCTCGGCCCAGACCTCCGGAACGATCCTGCACCTCCGCCGCCAAGGCTTCCGCATCATCGCCACCGACATCGATCCGACCGCTCCAGGGCTCTACCTCGCCGACCGCGGCTACGTCGTCCCCCCGGGCACCAGCGACGCCTACCTACCGGAGGTCCGCCGCATCTGCCGTGAGGAGCGGGCGATCGCGATCATCCCCCTGGTCGACGAGGAGCTGGTCCCGGTGGCCGACCTGTCCTTCGACGACGTCGCGATACTGCTGCCCCGACCGGACTTCGTCGCCGTGTGCCTGGACAAGTACGTGCTGATGCGGCGGCTCGCGGCCGTCGGCATCGGGGTGCCCGCGACCTCGCTCGCCTCCGAGTGGGACGGGTCGCTGGAGCCGCCGCTGGTGGTCAAGCCGCGCGCGGGCCGCGGCAGCCGCGGGGTCACCGTGTGCACGTCGCCCGAGGAGATCGGCGGGCTGATCGCGGACGGCCCGTACGCGGCGGACGACCTCATCGTGCAGGAGCGGATCTGCGGCCCCGAGTACACCGTCTCGGTGGTGGTATGGCGCGACGGCGACATCCAGGCGGTCGTGCCCAAGGAGGTCATCCTCAAGCGCGGGGTCACCAAGTACGCGGTGACCAGACGCAACGCGCGGGTGGCCGAGGTGTGCCGCGCCGTGCAGCACGAGCTGCGCGCCGACGGGCCGTTCAACGTCCAGCTCGCCCTGGACGCCGACGGCGAGCCGCGCATCTTCGAGATCAACCCGCGCTTCTCCTCCACCGCACCGCTGACCATCGCCTCCGGCGTCGACGAGATCACCGGCCTGCTCCGCCAGGCGACCCGCGGCGGGCCGCGGCTGGCCGACGACTGGGAGGAGGGGCTGGTCATGGTGCGGCACTGGAGCGACCGGTTCCTCCAGGAGACGGAGTTCACCGGACACGGCATCTCACCCGCCGCAACGGACCCGCTCGCCCACTCGGCCCCGCAGATCGCCCAGGTCGCCAGGTGAGCGCGACCGGCCGTCCGACGCGGACCGCGCCCACCCGCCGCTCCCTCTCCGGCCCCGACGCGCTGGCCGACAGCCTGGCGGGTGCGGTGGCGGAGGTGGGCGGACTGCTGCGTGCGTGGCGCAGTGACGCCCGGGCGACACAGGGGACCTGGGAGGGGAGCCAGTTCAAGGCGGAGGCCGACACGCGGGCACACGAGGCGCTGTGCGCGCGGCTGCGGGAGATCGACCCGGGCATCCCCGTGGTCAGCGAGGAGGATCCGGGGTCGCTGCGCGGCGACCGGCCGCCGCGCTACTGGCTGATCGACCCGATCGACGGAACCGCCAGCTACGCGCACGGCTACCCGGGCTACGTCACCCAGGCCGCGCTGATGATCGGCGGGCGGCCCGCGCTGGCCGCCATCTGCGCCCCCGAGGCCGATGTGCTGTACACGGCGGTGCGCGGGCGGGGCTCCGCCGCCAACGGGCGGCCGCTGCCACCCACCGCCCGCGCCGCCCCGGGGTCGGGCGTGCTGATCGACAACACCCCCGAGCCGCACGGGATCGCCCGCGAGGTGGGTGAGCGGTTCGGGTACACGCGGTACCGGGAGTGCGGCAGCATCTCGCTGAAGCTGTGCCGGGTCGCCGAGGGGGAGGCGCACCTGTTCGTCAAGGACGTGCCGGTACGCGACTGGGACGTCGCCGCACCCGACCTGGTGCTGGCCGAGGTCGGCGGCCACCTGAGCCGGCTCGACGGCACCCCGTTCGCCTACCGCGGCGGCTTCCAGCACAGCGGGCTGGTCGGCGCGGCCGACCCGGGGACGGGCGCCGAAGTCGCGGCATGGTGCGCGGCGCGGCCGTCCGCCGACACCGACGCGGCCGATCCCCCCTGAGCCGGGACCCGCGGGGGTGCCGCCGGATGTCCTACTTCGGCCGTACGGCCGATCTGGACCTCCGGCGGAGGAAAGCCGCATTCCCAGCGGACTAGCATGGCGGTGAGGTGGCCGCCGTTTCCCCACGGGAACACCCGCCCGGGCCGGGGCGGCGCGTGCGGCGGTGCAGGTACGAGGAGGGGCCGGGAGCATGAGTTCCGATATCACACCGCACAGCGGCATGCGCGCGTCCGACGCCGACCGCGACGCGGTGGCGCAGCGGCTGGCCTCGGCGCTGTCGGAGGGGCGGCTCGACCTCGCCGAGTACGAGCGCCGCCTGGACACGGCCATGACCGCGACCGTCATGGGCGAACTTCAGCCCCTCACCGCCGATCTGCCGACACCCGCGCGCCCCGAGGAGCAGCCCGTCGACCTGGCCGCGGTGGGCGAGCGGGACGCCGCCCCGTCGGCGTGGCGCGAATGGTTCGACGAGTGGCGCTGGTGGCTGGGCGGCGCGATCATCATGATCGGGATCTGGGGCGCCACCAGCCTGAGCGCCGGGGAGTTCCAGCACTTCTGGCCGGCCATCCCGCTGGGCATCTGGGCCGCCATCCTCATCGCCCATGTCGTCTTTCCGTCCGACCATGGCAAGAAGAGGGACAGGAAAGACAAAGAAGACGACTGGTACTGAGGGCGAAGGACCTCGTCGGGGGGCCGGAAGTCCGTGGGCGGCGCGGCCGCCGCGACATGACTCTGGCGGAACCGGTGCCTTTTCTCGGCCCGGCCCGCGGCGTATCGTGAGTGTCGCCAGCATCCTGCCGCAGGGGGTGGGCGTTGGACGACGATCGCGTCCCGGAAAGCCAGATGCGCGCCTCGGACGCCGACCGCGATGCTGTGGCCGAACGGCTCGCGACGGCCCTCACCGAGGGCCGACTCGACCTGGCCGAGTACGAGCTCCGGCTCGACAGGGCGATGCACGCGGTCGTCCTCGGTGAGCTGCGGGCCCTGACGGCCGACCTCCCGGTGCCTCCGGAACCCGCGGACGAGTCGGACGGCGACCTCGTCGCCGCGGGGCGGGCCGCCCTGTCGCCCTGGCGGGACTGGGTGGACGAGTGGCGCTGGTGGCTGGGGGGCGCCGTGATCATGACCGGGATCTGGGGCGTCACCAGCATCATGGGGGGCGCTCTGCTCCCGTTCTGGCCGCTGGTCCCACTGGGGATCTGGGCCGCCATCCTGGTCGCCGCGGCCATCTGGCCGGATGAGAGCACCGGCAGCCGCACGTGAGCGCCGGAGCGGCTCAGCCTGCGGCGTGCAGCCAGCGCACCGGGGCGCCGTCCCCGGCGTAGCGGAACGGCTCCAGCTCTTCGTCCCAGACCCGGCCGGTCAGCCGGTCGAGCTCCTCGGCGAGATCGGCCTCGTGGGCCGCGGCCCGCTCCATGGCGTTGCGCAGCCGCGCCTCCGACACCATGACCTCACCCGACGCACTGGTCACCGCGGTGAAGATGCCGAGGGTCGGCGTGTAGCTGTAGCGCGCGCCGTCACACCCCACGGTCGCCTCTTCGGTCACCTCGAAGCGCAACCGCTGCCAGCCGTTCAACGCCGAGGCGATCGCGCCCGAAAGACCGGGAGCCCCCTGCCAGTTCAGCTCGGCACGGTGGGTGCCGGGCGCCGCCGGCTGGTCGTCCCAGTCGAGTTTCACAGGTACGCCGACCACACCCGCGACCGCCCACTCGACGTGTGGGCACAGCGCCGCGGGCGCGGAGTGGACGTACAAGACGCCACGTGCGGACACCGAACCTCCTGATACGAACGAGTGCGCTTCCCCGACGCCCTCGTATCCGCAGAGGAGCCGTCCGTGTAGGTATGAGTTCTCCTCGGCCTATTGTGCCGCATGGACCCCACAGGCACCAGGTCATCGTCGCCCCGAAGATCCGGCTCCTTCTCCGGCTACGGCGGTGACCCTTCGGCTACGGTGATTCCCGTTCTCCCGTGTGCATGCGGGAGCAGCGAGTCTAGCGGGGGTGCGGGTGAGTGACCAGCCCTGGGCGGAGATGGCCACCGGCGAACTGGTGAAGCGAGCGCTGGACGACGCCGTGGCGCTGGAGCACCTCATCGCCAGATTCGCCCGCAGGGTCCGCTCGGTGGTGCGCTTCTACGGCATGTCGGTCCACGACGCCCAGGACGCCGAGCAGACCGTCTGGCTCGGCTTGTGGCAGCACCTCGCGGCGATCCGCACCCCCGAGCATGTCGGCGCGTGGCTTGCCGCAGCCACCCACAACGCCTGCCGCAAGCAGCTGCGGCTGGCCCGGCGCCTCGCTCTGGCGGACCCCGTCCACCTCGACGCCTTCGACGTCGGCGCGTCCGGGCAGGCGCGTACGCCCGAGGAGCACCTGCTGGCCGCGGAACGGCGCCGCCGCGTCCGTGCGGCCATCCTGGAGCTGGGGGAACCGGACCGGACCATCGCCGTTCTGGAGCTGTGCGGGCCGCGCTCGCCGGCGGCGTCGGTCGCGGACTTCACCGGTCTGCCCATCGCCGAGGTACCCAATGCGCGGCGCCGTGTCAGACGGCGGCTGCGGCGCCTGCTGATCGACGAGCAACACGGCGGGGAGTGTCCGTGAGATGACCGGTGAGGACAGGGCAGGGGCCATGGACGGCCCGCAGCCGCAGGACGGCCGCGCCCGGGCGCACGGCGCGGCGCCCGAGGAGCCGTGGGACGCGGTCCTGGACGAACGGATCGCCGGGCTGTGGGGGGAGGGGACCGCCACCGGCGACCCGGCATCGGCCGAGATCCGCGCCACCGCCCGCACGGTCTACGCGGCCCGCGCGGAGGGCGGGATCATCGCCGAGGTGGTCAACGACTCCGTGGACGACCCGCCGAGTGACCTGCGCGCCGTCGCCGACCTCGCGGCCTCCCCCCGCTACGTGCGTTTCCACGCGGCGGGGCTGACGGTGCGGTTGGAGGTCGCGGTCGCCGACGACGGCCGCGACATCGTGGGCCGGGTCAGCCCGACCGACGTGACCGGTGTCGAGGTCCGCTGGCCGGGCGGCTCGATGCGGCGGGAGATCGACGAGTCCGGCAGCTTCGCCGCCCGCGCGGTCCCCCGCGGCCCGGTCAGCATCCGCCTCCACCGCGCCGCCGGACCGTGCGTCAGCACCCCGTGGCTGGCGTACTGAAAAAGGACCCGGCAGGAACGACGGATGGGGACGGGCCGCAGGACGTCCGATCAGCGGCGATTTTCCGACGCACGGTGACGAACGGGACGGTCCGGCCGGTGGATCGCGGATCTCCCCCTCCCATAACGGGATCACGGGCTGCTATCACTGGCAGTGACGCTCCGCCGACAGGCGGACGGGGACGGACGCTTCGCCGTCCAGGCGTCGCCCAGCACGATCGTCGCGTGCGAAAGGCTCTTCGATGGCGGATCCGCAGCATGTCGATGTCCACCTGCCGGTCATGCTCGTCGCACGGGACCCGCGCCGGGCGCGGACGCGCGCCGAGCGCATGCTCGCCGACTCCCCGGAGCCCGTGACCAGAGCCGTTGCGCTGCGCATCCTCGGGGTGGCGCAGCGGGAGTTCGGTGACACCGCCGGCGCGCACCGGACCCTGCGCATGGCGGCGGCCGTCGCGACCCGGGCGGGGGCCGACGAGCACGCAGCGCACGCCCGGACGTCGCGCCTGGGTCTGCTGGCGCTGCGCGGTGGCGGCGGGGTGGCCGGGGCCGCACTGGACCGCATGGCGGCGTCCACCCCGTCGACCCGCGCACCGGCACTGCTCCACCAGGGTGTCGCGGCCGCCCAGCGCGGGCATTTCGGTCCGGCCCTCGCCTTCTTCGACGCCGCACTCGCCGAACTGGGCCGCGGCGCCTACGACCGGATGCTGCCGGGCGTACTCAGCAACCGCGGGCTGGCGCTGATGTACTCCGGCCGCCTGGAGGAGTCGGCCGAGGACCTGCACCGGGCGCTGGCGCTGGCCGAGCGCCACGCGCTGGACTACCTGCGCGGGATCACCCTGCAGAACCTCGGCTGCCTGGCCACGCGGCGAGGCGACATCTCCGCCGCCGTCGCGAGCTTCCGTAGTGCCGCGCGGCTGGTGCCCGAGCACCGCGGGGCGGGGCTGCGCCTCGACCACACCGACGCGCTGCTGGCCGCCGGCATGTTCGGCGAGGCCCGAAAGGTCCTCCTCGGCACCGCGGTGGAGAGCGCCTACGCGGACGAGATCACCGCCCGGCTGCTGCGCGCCAAGATCCACCTGGGCCGCGAGGAGCGGCGCGCCGCCCGCGACCAGGCGCTGCGAGTGCGGGCCCGATGCGCCCCGGGCTCGCTGTGGGCACGGCTCGCGGACCAGGTGGCGTGGTCCGCGCTGCACCTCCCGGGAACCGCGCCGGCCCCCGGGCGGGGCGCGGTTCCCCGCTCTCGGCCTGCCGCGGCGCCACCCGCCGGACCACCCGGCCGCACCGCGGCCGGAGGAGCGGCTCCGGCCCTCGCACGCTGTGTGTCCAGCGCGCCGCTGGGTCCGCTGTCCCCGGAGGTGCTCGCCCCGAGGCATGCCGACGCGCTGCGCGCGATCGCCGCGGGCGACCACGTCGGGGCGCGGCGTGAACTGCTGCGCGCGGCGGACGACGGCCCGCAGGAGGCCCCGGCCGTGCACCACCTGGAGTTGCTGGCCCACCAGCACGCCCATGAGCGCGAGGTGGCGGCCGCCGGGGCGCGCGGCGCGCTGGACCAGGGGAACGCCGCTGCCGCCCTGGACTGGGTCGAGCACGGACGCGCGCTCTTCAGCGTCCCCGGGCGCTGCCGGGACCGGGCCTGGAAGGGGGTGCTGGACCGGTGCCGGGAGGCGTTCGCACGGGCCCGTAGCGGGGACGACGGCGCCGCGATCGAGCTGCGGCGGCTCACCGCCGTCCTCGGCCCTGCCCAGTGGCACACGGGCTGCGCCGCCGCGGGGGCGGGAGGTCCGGCGCCCTGGCCCGGCAGCACCGACCTCGCCGGGCTGCTGGGGCGCCGGGTGCTGGTCTGCTACGCCCAGCCGCACGGTGTCCCGGCCGCGATCACGGTCGTCGACGGGCACGTGGCGGCTCACCCGCTCCCGCCGCTGCGCGTGATCGAGGACGCCGTGTGCCGGATGAACGGGGTCGCCCGGATGAACTCCCGCGGCGATGCCGCGGACGGTGCGGGCCTCGCCGCGGCCGCCGCACAGGTCGAGCGGCTTCTGCTCGCCCCGCTCGCCGGGGTTCCCGACGACCGGCCGCTGGTGATCGCGCCGGCGCCGTTCGCCGAGGCGCTGCCGTGGGGGCTGCTGCCCGCGCTGCGGGGGCGGGAGGTGAGCGTGGTCCCCTCGGGGCGGGCGTGGCTGGCGTGCCGTGCCCGTTCCCGCGCCGTGGCCCACCGGGCGCCGCGGGCGCTGCTCGCGGCCGGCGGCGACCTGGGAACGGCGGTCGCGGAGGTCCGGTCGCTGCACCGCCGCCATCCCGGGGCCGAGGTGCTCACCGGTCCGGACGCCCGGGTGGGCGCGGTGCTGGACGGGCTGGCGCGCTGCGACCTCGCACACATCGTCGCGCACGGACTGGTGCCGGCCGGTGCCCCCATGCTGTCCGGGCTCGCGCTCGCGGACGGGCCGCTCTTCGCCTACGACCTGGAATCGCTGCCCGAGGTCCCGGCCGTGACGGTGCTGTCCTCGTGCCGTGTGGGCACGGCCGCCCCCTCGCCGGCGGGCGTGCGGCTGGGTTTCGCCGCGGCGCTGCTCGCTCTGGGCGGAGCCACCGTCGTCGCGGGCGTCCTGCCGGTCCGCGACCGGGGCACACCGGCCGCCATGGAACGCTTCCATTCCGCCCTCGCCTCGGGTTCCGCCCCGGCCCGAGCGGTCGCCGACCACCTCGCCGACGCCGGCTTCCTCTGCTTCGGCGCCGGGTGAGGCGCGGCCGGGGCTCGCCGCGGCGCCGTCACGAGTCGCCGTTCCGCCTGTTCGGGATGGCCGGTCGGTACCGTGAACCCATGAGCGACGACGATGTTCCCCCGGTCGCGGCCGGAGGGAAGGGCGGACCCGACGAGCCGCACGTGTTCACCCTGGAGGAGGCACGCGCCCTGATGCCCGAGGTGCGCAAGCACGTCGACGAGTTCGTTCGGCTCCGCGCCGACCTGGCCGAGCACGCCGCCGACCTGCGGATCTCCGGTAGCTCGCCGCTGGGCGGTGTGCCGGAGCTCAAGGCGATGGAGGCCCGGTTCAGCGAGCTGCACGCCTGGTTCCCCGACCACGGCATCGAGGTGAAGAACCTGGCGCCGGTGCTCATCGACTTCCCCGCGCTTCTGGACGGGGCCGCGGTGCGGCTGTGCTGGCTGGAGGGCGAGCCGGAGCTCGCCTGGTACCACCGCAGCGAGCTGGGCTTCATCGGCCGACGCCCGCTGCCGCGCGACCGCTGAACCCCCGCCCGGGCCGTCGATCCCGGCAAAGTGCTCCGGATGCCGCCGGTGGTCGGCAGTGGTCGGCAGTGGTCGGTGCGCGCCACCGAGATCGGCGCCGGACCCGGTGGCGGCGCGGCGGGCCCCCGGCGCCCCGGCGCGGTCTCCGCGGGGGCGTCGGGGGCCCGGAACGGGTGGTCACCAGCCGCGATCGCGCCACTCTCCCAGGTGCGGGCGTTCCGCCCCGAGCGTGGTGTCCTTACCGTGGCCCGGATAGACCCATGTGTCGTCGGGCAGCACGGCGAAGACGCGCTCATCCACGTCGTCGATCAGGGACCGGAAGTCCTCCGGCGCCCAGGTCTTGCCGACGCCTCCGGGGAACAGGCTGTCCCCGGTGAACAGGTGGGTGCACCCGTGCGGGTCGTCGTAGCGCAGGGCGATCGAGCCGGGGGTGTGGCCGCGCAGGTGGATGACCTCCAGGGCGCACTCGCCGACGGGGATCCGCTGGCCGTGCTCGACCGGTTCGTCCACCGACACCGGCAGCTCTCCCGCGTCCGCCGGGTGGGCGACGGTCCGGGCACCGGTCGTGCCGACGACTTCGGCCAGTGCCTGCCAGTGGTCGTGGTGGCGGTGGGTGGTGACCACCCGTTGCAGCCCCCCGTCGCCGACGAGTTCGAGGAGGCGGTCGGCCTCGTTGGCGGCATCGATGAGCACCGCGTCCCCGGTGCGCCGGCAGCGCAGCAGGTAGGCGTTGTTGTCCATCGGCCCCACGGCGAGCTTGGCGATGAGGAGCTCGGGCAGTTCGCGTATGTCGGCGGGCCCACCGACCCGCGTATCTCCGGAATAACTCACGCCCCCATTACAGCACCCAACGCGGAGGGCGCTTCGCGAAGAAGGCCTCGCGTCCCTCCGCAGCGTCGTCGCTGCCGAAGAATTCGCGGGACAGCTCGCCCATTTCGGCGAAGGCGGACGCGCGCTTGTGCCCGTCGGGCCCGCTCAGCAGCGCCTTGGTGCGGGCTAGGGCGCGCGGTGCGCCCTTGCGCAGCCCGTCGAGGATCTCCTCGGTGTACGCGTGGAGCCGGTCGGCGGGCACGGCGGCGGTCAGCAACCCGGCCTCGGCGGCGGCGCGGGCGTCGAACGTCTCACCGGTGAGGAAGTAGCGGCCGAGCTGGCGGTCGTGCATGCGCGCGGCCACAGGGACGGAGATGATGGCCGGGACCACCCCGATGCGCACCTCGGTGAAGGCGAAGGTGGCGTCCTCCGGCGCGACGGCGATGTCGGCCGCGGCGACCAGCCCGATGCCTCCGGCGCGGGCCGGGCCGTTGAGCCGGGCGACGACCGGCTTGTCGGCGTCCATGATCGCGGAGAACAGCTCGGGCATGCCGGGCGCCGCGGGGTCGGGCTCCCGGCCGGCACGCTCGGCGGCGACCTCCTTGAGGTCGGCTCCGGCGCAGAAGGCGGGGCCGGATGCGGTGAGGAGGACCGCCCGCACGGCGTCGTCGGCCAGGGCCGCGGCCAGGCCGTCGGCGAGCTCGGTGCGCAGCCGCGCCGAGAGCGCGTTGCGGTTGTGCGGGGAGTCCAGGGTGAGGGTCGCGATGCCCCTCTCCGTGCTCCGGCGCACCAGCGGCGTGGTGGATTCCACCATGTTCATCTCGCCCTTTCCGTCGTTCCGTGAACGTCGTCGTCCTCGTCATGACCTCCGTCGATCCCGGGGGCGGCGACCGTGGTCCGGCACGCGTCCGGTCGGTGTCCCCGAGATCGGCGGACGGGGTGGGCACGGGGCCCGGTGCGCCTAGGGCGTGTCCGACGGATCATTCCCGGCTCGCGGCCACCGGAAAGCATCCGCCCAACACGC
This window contains:
- a CDS encoding HAD family hydrolase, yielding MSSNRNAASVPTTAVFDYGEVISRPQLVEARGHMERIAGVDPRDFWTAYWDERPDYDGGLTSTEYWERIALRLGADWDGARRQELWATDVASWLHATEESAALLNRLAARGVRLALLSNAPSDIAGALRHSPVLARFDAVFFSCDLGIRKPDPEIYRHVLAELGAAPEETVFVDDREENVLAAKRLGIDAHHHGAFDDLVSFLTARFGMF
- a CDS encoding ATP-grasp domain-containing protein, giving the protein MVTTAGSAQTSGTILHLRRQGFRIIATDIDPTAPGLYLADRGYVVPPGTSDAYLPEVRRICREERAIAIIPLVDEELVPVADLSFDDVAILLPRPDFVAVCLDKYVLMRRLAAVGIGVPATSLASEWDGSLEPPLVVKPRAGRGSRGVTVCTSPEEIGGLIADGPYAADDLIVQERICGPEYTVSVVVWRDGDIQAVVPKEVILKRGVTKYAVTRRNARVAEVCRAVQHELRADGPFNVQLALDADGEPRIFEINPRFSSTAPLTIASGVDEITGLLRQATRGGPRLADDWEEGLVMVRHWSDRFLQETEFTGHGISPAATDPLAHSAPQIAQVAR
- a CDS encoding 3'(2'),5'-bisphosphate nucleotidase CysQ family protein; translated protein: MSATGRPTRTAPTRRSLSGPDALADSLAGAVAEVGGLLRAWRSDARATQGTWEGSQFKAEADTRAHEALCARLREIDPGIPVVSEEDPGSLRGDRPPRYWLIDPIDGTASYAHGYPGYVTQAALMIGGRPALAAICAPEADVLYTAVRGRGSAANGRPLPPTARAAPGSGVLIDNTPEPHGIAREVGERFGYTRYRECGSISLKLCRVAEGEAHLFVKDVPVRDWDVAAPDLVLAEVGGHLSRLDGTPFAYRGGFQHSGLVGAADPGTGAEVAAWCAARPSADTDAADPP
- a CDS encoding DUF1707 SHOCT-like domain-containing protein produces the protein MSSDITPHSGMRASDADRDAVAQRLASALSEGRLDLAEYERRLDTAMTATVMGELQPLTADLPTPARPEEQPVDLAAVGERDAAPSAWREWFDEWRWWLGGAIIMIGIWGATSLSAGEFQHFWPAIPLGIWAAILIAHVVFPSDHGKKRDRKDKEDDWY
- a CDS encoding DUF1707 SHOCT-like domain-containing protein, which codes for MRASDADRDAVAERLATALTEGRLDLAEYELRLDRAMHAVVLGELRALTADLPVPPEPADESDGDLVAAGRAALSPWRDWVDEWRWWLGGAVIMTGIWGVTSIMGGALLPFWPLVPLGIWAAILVAAAIWPDESTGSRT
- a CDS encoding DUF3145 family protein, with amino-acid sequence MSARGVLYVHSAPAALCPHVEWAVAGVVGVPVKLDWDDQPAAPGTHRAELNWQGAPGLSGAIASALNGWQRLRFEVTEEATVGCDGARYSYTPTLGIFTAVTSASGEVMVSEARLRNAMERAAAHEADLAEELDRLTGRVWDEELEPFRYAGDGAPVRWLHAAG
- a CDS encoding RNA polymerase sigma factor, which gives rise to MSDQPWAEMATGELVKRALDDAVALEHLIARFARRVRSVVRFYGMSVHDAQDAEQTVWLGLWQHLAAIRTPEHVGAWLAAATHNACRKQLRLARRLALADPVHLDAFDVGASGQARTPEEHLLAAERRRRVRAAILELGEPDRTIAVLELCGPRSPAASVADFTGLPIAEVPNARRRVRRRLRRLLIDEQHGGECP
- a CDS encoding CHAT domain-containing protein; this translates as MADPQHVDVHLPVMLVARDPRRARTRAERMLADSPEPVTRAVALRILGVAQREFGDTAGAHRTLRMAAAVATRAGADEHAAHARTSRLGLLALRGGGGVAGAALDRMAASTPSTRAPALLHQGVAAAQRGHFGPALAFFDAALAELGRGAYDRMLPGVLSNRGLALMYSGRLEESAEDLHRALALAERHALDYLRGITLQNLGCLATRRGDISAAVASFRSAARLVPEHRGAGLRLDHTDALLAAGMFGEARKVLLGTAVESAYADEITARLLRAKIHLGREERRAARDQALRVRARCAPGSLWARLADQVAWSALHLPGTAPAPGRGAVPRSRPAAAPPAGPPGRTAAGGAAPALARCVSSAPLGPLSPEVLAPRHADALRAIAAGDHVGARRELLRAADDGPQEAPAVHHLELLAHQHAHEREVAAAGARGALDQGNAAAALDWVEHGRALFSVPGRCRDRAWKGVLDRCREAFARARSGDDGAAIELRRLTAVLGPAQWHTGCAAAGAGGPAPWPGSTDLAGLLGRRVLVCYAQPHGVPAAITVVDGHVAAHPLPPLRVIEDAVCRMNGVARMNSRGDAADGAGLAAAAAQVERLLLAPLAGVPDDRPLVIAPAPFAEALPWGLLPALRGREVSVVPSGRAWLACRARSRAVAHRAPRALLAAGGDLGTAVAEVRSLHRRHPGAEVLTGPDARVGAVLDGLARCDLAHIVAHGLVPAGAPMLSGLALADGPLFAYDLESLPEVPAVTVLSSCRVGTAAPSPAGVRLGFAAALLALGGATVVAGVLPVRDRGTPAAMERFHSALASGSAPARAVADHLADAGFLCFGAG
- a CDS encoding DUF2203 domain-containing protein; translation: MSDDDVPPVAAGGKGGPDEPHVFTLEEARALMPEVRKHVDEFVRLRADLAEHAADLRISGSSPLGGVPELKAMEARFSELHAWFPDHGIEVKNLAPVLIDFPALLDGAAVRLCWLEGEPELAWYHRSELGFIGRRPLPRDR
- a CDS encoding MBL fold metallo-hydrolase, coding for MSYSGDTRVGGPADIRELPELLIAKLAVGPMDNNAYLLRCRRTGDAVLIDAANEADRLLELVGDGGLQRVVTTHRHHDHWQALAEVVGTTGARTVAHPADAGELPVSVDEPVEHGQRIPVGECALEVIHLRGHTPGSIALRYDDPHGCTHLFTGDSLFPGGVGKTWAPEDFRSLIDDVDERVFAVLPDDTWVYPGHGKDTTLGAERPHLGEWRDRGW
- a CDS encoding enoyl-CoA hydratase-related protein; the protein is MVESTTPLVRRSTERGIATLTLDSPHNRNALSARLRTELADGLAAALADDAVRAVLLTASGPAFCAGADLKEVAAERAGREPDPAAPGMPELFSAIMDADKPVVARLNGPARAGGIGLVAAADIAVAPEDATFAFTEVRIGVVPAIISVPVAARMHDRQLGRYFLTGETFDARAAAEAGLLTAAVPADRLHAYTEEILDGLRKGAPRALARTKALLSGPDGHKRASAFAEMGELSREFFGSDDAAEGREAFFAKRPPRWVL